In Lacrimispora indolis DSM 755, a genomic segment contains:
- a CDS encoding RNA polymerase sigma factor produces MEDFNEIYILYFKDVYKYVLSISRDEMIAEEITQETFFKALKNIDKFDGKCKLYVWLCQIAKNTFFTYKKKEKCLKDLTEAEDILADSTLEQSLLSKESVYKIHKELHSLGEPYKEVFMLRVFGDLSFSQIGSLFEKTESWARVTYHRAKMKLKERIECE; encoded by the coding sequence GTGGAGGACTTCAATGAAATATACATTCTTTACTTCAAGGATGTCTATAAATATGTTTTGTCGATAAGCAGGGATGAAATGATTGCGGAAGAAATAACACAAGAGACATTTTTTAAGGCTTTAAAAAACATCGATAAATTTGATGGGAAGTGCAAACTCTATGTGTGGTTATGTCAAATTGCAAAAAATACATTTTTCACCTACAAAAAGAAAGAAAAGTGTCTTAAAGACTTGACTGAGGCGGAAGATATTCTTGCTGATTCAACGTTAGAGCAGAGCCTGTTATCGAAAGAATCTGTATATAAAATTCACAAAGAGCTTCATAGTTTAGGCGAACCCTATAAGGAGGTTTTTATGCTACGGGTGTTTGGAGACTTATCCTTTTCACAGATAGGGAGCTTATTTGAAAAAACAGAAAGCTGGGCGAGGGTCACTTACCATCGAGCAAAAATGAAATTAAAGGAGAGGATAGAATGCGAATAA